From a region of the Citricoccus muralis genome:
- a CDS encoding DUF4350 domain-containing protein: MTTSATPASARPTAATQRSDRTGSHSQVSTSLAPTPPGPAVPGTGQALSRWLRKAWIWFVLGALLLLVALPSMLRQNPDTRQLSPSSPAPNGGQAVVRVLQAQGITVHPAESLEEALTLADEHPQASVLFHDAADHLPETGLDRLAEEVAPERRVLVEPGFQALGALAPAVSQAGQVPDGDPLASGQGCGLPMGREAQSIEASGRAYRSAGAQACFPIPGTDSGSTTDPAHAVLETADGTVVIGQIGVFANESADIEGHPVLALWSLGQSSDVVWYLPGLADVAIEPGPPTMDQLLPDWVRPAGIWLILCLAVLMLWRGRRHGPLAVEPLPVIVPASETAVGRARLYERSGQHGSAARALRSATLVRLSRVLRLGHGASVEAVVTAAARTTGRNAPQVAAVLDVSHVTTARGLVAAGRALLDLEDAVHAVLTTDHAAAEPATDSDGRTP, from the coding sequence ATGACGACGAGCGCCACGCCGGCCAGCGCCAGGCCAACCGCCGCCACCCAGCGATCCGATCGGACCGGCTCCCACTCTCAGGTCTCCACCTCGCTGGCCCCCACCCCTCCGGGTCCCGCCGTTCCGGGCACCGGACAGGCCCTGTCCCGGTGGCTGCGGAAGGCCTGGATCTGGTTCGTCCTGGGCGCGCTGCTGCTGCTCGTGGCCCTGCCCTCGATGCTGCGCCAGAACCCGGACACGCGCCAACTCTCACCGTCCTCTCCCGCGCCGAACGGCGGCCAGGCGGTGGTCCGCGTTCTTCAGGCCCAGGGCATCACGGTGCACCCCGCAGAGTCCCTCGAGGAGGCCTTGACTCTGGCGGACGAGCATCCCCAGGCCTCGGTGCTGTTCCACGACGCCGCCGACCATCTTCCCGAGACCGGTCTGGACCGGCTCGCCGAGGAGGTCGCCCCGGAGCGGCGGGTGCTCGTCGAGCCGGGCTTCCAGGCTCTCGGCGCCCTCGCCCCCGCGGTCTCACAGGCGGGTCAGGTGCCCGACGGCGACCCCTTGGCCTCCGGACAGGGCTGCGGTCTGCCGATGGGCCGGGAGGCGCAGTCGATCGAGGCGTCGGGCCGCGCCTACCGGAGCGCCGGGGCGCAGGCCTGCTTCCCCATCCCCGGAACGGACTCCGGTTCCACCACCGACCCGGCCCACGCAGTCCTGGAGACGGCCGACGGCACCGTGGTGATCGGTCAGATCGGCGTGTTCGCCAATGAGTCCGCGGACATCGAAGGCCATCCCGTGCTCGCCCTGTGGTCCCTGGGCCAGTCCTCGGACGTGGTCTGGTATCTGCCGGGACTGGCCGACGTGGCGATCGAGCCGGGCCCGCCCACCATGGACCAGCTGTTGCCTGACTGGGTCCGCCCGGCGGGGATCTGGCTCATCCTCTGCCTCGCGGTGCTCATGCTGTGGCGCGGGCGCCGGCACGGGCCCCTGGCCGTGGAACCGCTGCCCGTGATCGTTCCGGCCTCGGAGACCGCCGTGGGCCGGGCCCGGCTGTATGAACGTTCCGGCCAGCACGGTTCCGCCGCGCGTGCGCTGCGCTCAGCCACGCTCGTCCGGCTGTCCCGGGTGCTCCGCCTCGGCCACGGCGCCTCCGTCGAGGCCGTGGTGACCGCTGCGGCCCGCACCACCGGCCGGAACGCTCCTCAGGTGGCCGCCGTCCTCGACGTCAGCCACGTGACCACGGCCCGGGGCCTCGTCGCGGCCGGGCGGGCACTCCTGGACCTCGAGGACGCCGTGCATGCGGTCCTCACCACCGACCACGCCGCAGCAGAGCCGGCAACAGACTCCGACGGAAGGACACCATGA
- a CDS encoding ABC transporter permease — MSLATTVRKLPVVSHLGQSAGLQRGMLIAGLVLTAIFLLAAALAPVLAPYGYAQMSYPDGGGAFPTQGAPSAEHPWGTTVGGFDVLSRTLWGAQTAVAVIVVAVVMSLIIGVLLGLLSGYLGGWVDRVLVVIADAIYAFPSLLLAIVMSIVISQGQSSLWGGIMAAALSITVVFIPQYFRVIRAETIRLKAEPFVESAQVVGTPPWRIMTRHILRNATRSLPLIFTLNASEAILTLAGLGFLGFGIQPTAAAEWGYDLNRALSDVTSGIWWTGLFPGMAIVLTVLGLTLVGESMNDLNDPRLRTRSRSRSRRATAASATVAPATTTAAAFTGSTPTRITPAGTARTDPEVSP; from the coding sequence GTGTCCCTGGCCACCACGGTCCGCAAACTGCCGGTCGTCTCCCACCTGGGCCAGTCGGCCGGACTCCAGCGCGGCATGCTCATCGCCGGGCTCGTCCTGACAGCGATCTTCCTGCTCGCCGCGGCGCTCGCCCCGGTGCTCGCCCCCTACGGCTACGCACAGATGTCCTATCCCGACGGCGGCGGTGCCTTCCCCACCCAGGGCGCCCCCTCGGCGGAGCACCCCTGGGGCACCACGGTCGGCGGCTTCGACGTGCTCTCCCGCACCCTGTGGGGTGCGCAGACCGCCGTGGCCGTGATCGTCGTCGCGGTGGTGATGTCCCTGATCATCGGCGTGCTGTTGGGCCTGCTCTCCGGTTACCTCGGCGGCTGGGTGGACCGCGTGCTCGTGGTCATCGCCGATGCCATCTACGCGTTCCCGTCCCTCCTGCTGGCCATCGTCATGTCGATCGTCATCAGCCAGGGCCAGTCGAGCCTGTGGGGCGGCATCATGGCGGCGGCCCTGTCCATCACCGTGGTGTTCATCCCGCAGTACTTCCGCGTGATCCGCGCCGAGACGATCCGCCTCAAGGCCGAACCCTTCGTGGAATCGGCCCAGGTGGTCGGCACCCCGCCATGGCGCATCATGACCCGGCACATCCTGCGCAACGCCACCCGGTCCCTGCCGCTGATCTTCACCCTGAACGCCTCGGAGGCCATCCTCACCCTCGCCGGGCTGGGCTTCCTGGGCTTCGGCATCCAGCCCACGGCTGCCGCCGAGTGGGGCTATGACCTCAACCGGGCGCTGTCCGACGTCACCAGCGGCATCTGGTGGACCGGCCTGTTTCCGGGCATGGCGATCGTGCTCACGGTCCTCGGGCTGACACTCGTGGGCGAATCGATGAACGACTTGAACGATCCACGCCTGCGCACCCGCTCACGGTCTCGCAGCAGGCGCGCGACCGCTGCATCCGCCACCGTCGCTCCTGCCACCACTACCGCCGCCGCGTTCACCGGCTCCACCCCGACTCGCATCACCCCAGCCGGCACCGCCCGGACCGACCCGGAGGTCTCCCCGTGA
- a CDS encoding dipeptide ABC transporter ATP-binding protein translates to MTEQIDSAHRPGPAAPVLEVRDLSVTFATDGGDVRAVRTADFSVAPGEVVAVVGESGSGKTVTAKTVLGLLPETALATGAVVVSGQNVLSLSGSELRRLRGSAAAMIFQEPSTALNPVYTVGWQIMEGLRAHRRANTASGQKSNLGKKEARRRAIEALRAVGIPDPEHRVDYYPHQFSGGQKQRVVIAAALALEPGLLVADEPTTALDVTVQAEILDLLRELRDSRGVSIMLITHNMGVVADLADRVVVMYRGEVVEQAPVSQLFAEPREDYTRALLDAVPHLGRNSASAGDTERRHREATPVVTARGLEIEFAGRMGQQPFRAVKGVDFDIHAGEVYGLVGESGSGKTTIGRAIAGLTPATGGSLTVFGHEMVGFKEKSFKPLRRDIGFVFQDPAASFNPHLTIGECVAEPLLVHPGARGGGGAGADTDRTVAELLDAVQLPSDYARRYPHELSGGQRQRASLARALALDPTLLVADEPTSALDVSVQAKVLDLFREVQQRFGFACLFISHDLAVVDHLASWVGVLYRGDLVEEGIGSQVMGSPRHDYTRRLVASLPVPDPEEQSRRRNERRTTVG, encoded by the coding sequence GTGACCGAACAGATCGACAGCGCACACCGCCCCGGTCCGGCAGCCCCCGTCCTGGAGGTCCGGGACCTCTCGGTGACCTTCGCGACCGACGGCGGTGACGTGCGCGCCGTGCGGACGGCCGACTTCTCCGTCGCGCCGGGGGAGGTGGTCGCCGTCGTGGGCGAGTCCGGTTCCGGCAAGACCGTCACCGCCAAGACGGTGCTGGGGCTTCTCCCCGAGACCGCGCTGGCCACCGGTGCGGTGGTGGTGTCCGGGCAGAACGTCCTCTCGCTCTCCGGCTCCGAGCTGCGCAGGCTGCGCGGCAGCGCTGCGGCGATGATCTTCCAGGAGCCCTCCACCGCCCTGAACCCGGTCTACACGGTGGGCTGGCAGATCATGGAGGGCCTGCGAGCCCATCGTCGGGCGAACACCGCGTCCGGTCAGAAGTCCAACCTCGGCAAGAAGGAGGCCAGGCGCCGCGCCATCGAGGCCCTGCGTGCGGTCGGCATCCCGGATCCCGAGCACCGGGTGGACTACTACCCGCACCAGTTCTCCGGCGGTCAGAAGCAACGCGTGGTCATCGCCGCGGCCCTGGCCCTGGAACCCGGACTCCTCGTGGCCGATGAACCAACCACGGCCCTGGACGTCACCGTCCAGGCCGAGATCCTGGACCTGCTGCGGGAGCTGCGGGATTCCCGGGGCGTGTCCATCATGCTGATCACCCACAACATGGGGGTGGTGGCCGATCTCGCCGACCGCGTGGTGGTGATGTACCGCGGTGAGGTCGTGGAGCAGGCCCCCGTGTCCCAGCTGTTCGCGGAGCCGCGCGAGGACTACACCCGGGCCCTGCTGGACGCCGTGCCACATCTCGGGCGGAACTCCGCCTCCGCCGGGGACACCGAGCGGCGCCACCGTGAGGCCACGCCCGTGGTCACCGCCCGTGGCCTCGAGATCGAGTTCGCGGGGCGGATGGGGCAACAGCCATTCCGTGCCGTCAAGGGGGTGGACTTCGACATCCACGCCGGCGAGGTCTACGGGCTCGTGGGCGAGTCCGGATCCGGCAAGACCACGATCGGCCGCGCCATCGCCGGGCTCACTCCGGCCACGGGCGGCTCACTGACGGTCTTCGGGCACGAGATGGTGGGGTTCAAGGAGAAGTCGTTCAAGCCGCTCCGCCGGGACATCGGGTTCGTGTTCCAGGACCCGGCCGCCTCCTTCAACCCGCACCTGACGATCGGCGAGTGCGTCGCCGAGCCCCTCCTGGTCCACCCCGGGGCCCGCGGCGGTGGCGGCGCCGGAGCAGATACCGACCGCACGGTCGCCGAACTGCTGGACGCGGTCCAACTGCCGTCCGACTATGCCCGGCGCTATCCGCACGAGCTCTCCGGAGGCCAGCGGCAGCGGGCCTCGCTGGCGCGCGCGCTGGCACTGGACCCCACGCTGCTGGTAGCGGACGAGCCGACGTCGGCCCTGGACGTCTCCGTGCAGGCCAAGGTGCTCGACCTGTTCCGCGAGGTCCAGCAGCGCTTCGGCTTCGCGTGCCTGTTCATCAGCCACGACCTGGCCGTGGTGGACCACCTCGCCAGTTGGGTGGGCGTCCTCTACCGGGGGGATCTGGTGGAGGAGGGCATCGGCTCTCAGGTGATGGGCAGCCCGCGGCACGACTACACCCGCCGGTTGGTGGCCTCCCTGCCCGTGCCGGACCCGGAGGAGCAGTCACGTCGCCGGAATGAGCGCCGCACGACCGTAGGCTAG
- a CDS encoding chorismate mutase: MIDDPAAETGQNPASGYDPHASSLQGEADPAVMEELYAIRGSIDNFDATLVYLLAERFKCTQRVGRLKAEHSLPPSDPGREAAQIKRLRTLAEDAELDPAFAEKFLNFIVSEVIQHHRAIAADRA, encoded by the coding sequence ATGATTGATGACCCGGCCGCCGAGACCGGCCAGAACCCGGCCTCCGGATACGACCCGCACGCCTCATCACTCCAGGGCGAGGCCGATCCGGCGGTGATGGAGGAGCTGTATGCGATCCGCGGCAGCATCGACAACTTCGATGCCACCTTGGTCTACCTGCTGGCTGAACGCTTCAAGTGCACCCAGCGGGTCGGCCGGCTCAAGGCCGAACACTCTTTGCCGCCCTCGGACCCGGGCCGTGAGGCTGCGCAGATCAAGCGCCTGCGCACCCTGGCCGAGGACGCCGAGCTGGACCCCGCGTTCGCCGAGAAGTTCCTGAACTTCATCGTCTCCGAGGTCATCCAGCACCACCGCGCCATCGCCGCCGACCGCGCCTGA
- a CDS encoding AAA family ATPase: MTTPYPEHSPAPAAAPAAPAAQAASATPASPATPAPALRTDDELRHAFGRVREEVARAVVGQQPAVTGLLIGLLCKGHVLLEGVPGVAKTLLVRTLSAALDLGTHRVQFTPDLMPGDVTGSLVYDSKTGEFEFREGPVFTNLMLADEINRTPPKTQAALLEAMAEGQVSVDGVSRPLPDPFMVAATQNPVEYEGTYPLPEAQLDRFLLKVTLDLPERADEVEILRRHAEGFSASDLASAGVSAVADAATIQAARAAVGNVQSGSEVLGYITDLARATRVSPSFQLGVSPRGSTALLQTAKAWAWLNGRDYTTPDDVQAMALPCLRHRVSLRPEAELDGVSTDQVLSGLLATVPVPR; encoded by the coding sequence ATGACCACCCCGTACCCCGAGCATTCTCCGGCGCCTGCGGCAGCCCCGGCAGCCCCGGCAGCCCAAGCAGCCTCAGCAACCCCGGCAAGCCCGGCAACCCCGGCGCCAGCCCTCCGGACCGATGACGAACTGCGCCACGCCTTCGGCCGCGTCCGCGAGGAGGTGGCGCGCGCCGTCGTCGGGCAACAGCCAGCGGTCACCGGACTGCTGATCGGGCTGCTGTGCAAGGGTCACGTGCTCCTGGAGGGCGTGCCCGGCGTCGCCAAGACGCTGCTGGTGCGGACGCTGTCCGCCGCCCTGGACCTCGGCACCCATCGCGTCCAGTTCACCCCCGATCTGATGCCCGGCGACGTCACCGGTTCGCTGGTGTACGACTCCAAGACCGGGGAGTTCGAGTTCCGCGAGGGCCCGGTGTTCACGAACCTGATGCTGGCCGACGAGATCAACCGGACGCCGCCCAAGACGCAGGCCGCCCTGCTCGAGGCCATGGCCGAGGGCCAGGTCTCGGTGGACGGGGTGTCCCGGCCGCTGCCGGACCCCTTCATGGTGGCCGCCACCCAGAACCCGGTCGAGTACGAGGGCACCTATCCCCTGCCCGAGGCCCAGCTGGACCGCTTCCTGCTCAAGGTCACCCTCGACCTGCCCGAGCGGGCGGACGAGGTGGAGATCCTGCGCCGCCATGCCGAGGGGTTCTCCGCCTCGGACCTGGCCTCCGCCGGGGTCAGCGCCGTGGCCGATGCCGCCACGATCCAGGCGGCACGGGCCGCCGTCGGGAACGTTCAGTCCGGGTCCGAGGTGCTCGGCTACATCACGGACCTGGCCCGCGCGACGCGGGTCTCGCCCTCGTTCCAGCTGGGCGTCTCCCCCCGCGGGTCCACCGCCCTGCTGCAGACCGCCAAGGCATGGGCCTGGCTCAACGGCCGGGACTACACCACCCCGGACGACGTCCAGGCGATGGCCCTGCCCTGCCTGCGGCACCGGGTGTCCCTGCGCCCGGAGGCCGAACTCGACGGCGTCAGCACGGATCAGGTGCTCTCCGGCCTGCTCGCCACCGTGCCGGTTCCGCGCTGA
- the mtrA gene encoding MtrAB system response regulator MtrA, producing the protein MKARILVVDDDEALSEMIGIVLRNDGFEPTFCADGSQALEMFRSTRPDLVLLDLMLPGMDGIEVCQVIRAESDTPIVMLTAKSDTSDVVRGLEAGADDYVPKPFKPAELVARVRARLREGETRAPETLKIADLTIDVAGHQVTRGDGAIQLTPLEFDLLVALARKPWQVFTREMLLEEVWGYRHQADTRLVNVHVQRLRSKVEKDPENPEVVLTVRGVGYRAGQS; encoded by the coding sequence GTGAAGGCCAGAATTCTCGTAGTCGATGATGACGAGGCACTGTCGGAGATGATCGGCATCGTGCTGCGCAACGACGGCTTCGAACCCACGTTCTGTGCGGACGGATCCCAGGCCTTGGAGATGTTCCGTTCCACCCGGCCCGACCTGGTGCTTCTGGACCTGATGCTGCCCGGCATGGACGGAATCGAGGTCTGCCAGGTCATCCGGGCCGAGTCGGACACCCCGATCGTGATGCTCACCGCCAAGTCGGACACCTCGGACGTGGTGCGCGGCCTGGAGGCCGGCGCCGATGACTACGTGCCCAAGCCCTTCAAGCCCGCCGAGCTGGTGGCCCGCGTCCGCGCCCGGCTGCGTGAGGGTGAGACCCGTGCCCCGGAGACCCTGAAGATCGCCGACCTCACGATCGACGTGGCCGGGCACCAGGTCACCCGTGGCGACGGCGCCATCCAGCTCACGCCCCTGGAGTTCGATCTCCTCGTGGCCCTGGCCCGCAAGCCGTGGCAGGTCTTCACGCGGGAGATGCTACTCGAGGAGGTCTGGGGCTATCGTCACCAGGCGGACACCCGGCTGGTGAACGTGCACGTCCAGCGCCTGCGCTCCAAGGTCGAGAAGGACCCGGAGAACCCGGAAGTCGTCCTGACCGTCCGTGGCGTCGGCTACAGGGCCGGTCAGAGCTGA
- the mtrB gene encoding MtrAB system histidine kinase MtrB — MTTGTVTAPEQADTVGSDSSAGTGIRAVIGRWLSALRRRWTASLQLRTVAITAVLTLVAAGVLALFLSQQITSGLFQSRFDQVEAESNRGLNQARSIFDNAVTNDSESTDLLVTNTLNQLAGDTGATVVRDMLLVPLEEAQNLFVGPKSSSGLSTEVIPDELSQAVQEDNGTYWQSISLPAEDGGTSPGLAFGTQVTLPPGNIYALYMVYDLTSVQDTLDYLMRVLVVAGAMLVMMNSLIAVYVTRSVVRPVGQAASAAESLSSGDLTVRMPVHGEDEMARLGSSFNRMADNIQDQITQLAELSQMQQRFVSDVSHELRTPLTTVRMAAEVLYDSREEFDAINRRSTELLYHQVERFQALLADLLEITRFDAGAATMAPEETDILHVATDVVLTAQPLAHKANTAVFVVPMDMEVTADVDPRRIERIIRNLVNNAIEHGEGRPVDVIVGAGEDTVAVVVRDHGIGMSEEQASRVFDRFWRADPARARTTGGSGLGLSIATEDTRLHNGRLDAWGAPGDGSAFRLTIPRRSGGTVGDGAPLDLPPVYTESQRRLPLELENPEPAQLNGEAMPDRIHEQSLYQPRPETTQREDES; from the coding sequence TTGACCACGGGCACCGTCACCGCTCCCGAGCAGGCGGACACCGTCGGCTCAGACTCGAGTGCGGGGACCGGGATCCGTGCAGTGATCGGCCGGTGGCTGAGCGCCCTGCGACGCCGCTGGACCGCGTCGCTGCAGTTGCGCACCGTGGCGATCACCGCCGTGCTGACCCTCGTGGCGGCCGGGGTGCTGGCACTCTTCCTGAGCCAACAAATCACCTCCGGCCTGTTCCAGTCCCGGTTCGACCAGGTCGAGGCCGAATCGAACCGCGGCCTGAACCAGGCCCGGTCCATCTTCGACAACGCCGTCACCAACGACTCCGAGTCGACCGACCTGCTGGTCACCAACACGCTGAACCAGCTGGCCGGGGACACCGGTGCCACGGTGGTGCGGGATATGCTCCTGGTCCCGCTGGAGGAGGCCCAGAACCTCTTCGTGGGACCCAAGTCCAGTTCCGGGCTGTCCACGGAGGTCATCCCTGACGAGCTGTCCCAGGCGGTCCAAGAGGACAACGGCACCTATTGGCAGTCCATCAGCCTTCCGGCCGAGGACGGTGGGACGAGCCCCGGACTGGCCTTCGGCACCCAGGTGACCCTGCCACCGGGCAACATCTACGCGCTCTACATGGTGTACGACCTCACCAGCGTGCAGGACACCCTGGACTACCTCATGCGGGTCCTCGTGGTCGCCGGGGCCATGCTGGTGATGATGAACTCCCTCATCGCCGTCTACGTCACCCGCTCCGTGGTCCGCCCAGTGGGCCAGGCGGCCTCCGCCGCGGAGTCTCTGTCCTCCGGGGACCTGACCGTGCGCATGCCCGTCCACGGCGAGGACGAGATGGCCCGGCTCGGCTCGTCCTTCAACCGGATGGCGGACAACATCCAGGACCAGATCACGCAGTTGGCGGAACTCTCGCAGATGCAGCAGCGGTTCGTCTCGGACGTCTCCCACGAGCTGCGGACGCCCCTGACCACGGTGCGCATGGCGGCGGAGGTGCTCTATGACTCCCGAGAGGAGTTCGACGCCATCAACCGCCGCTCGACCGAGCTGCTCTACCACCAGGTCGAACGCTTCCAAGCCCTGCTCGCCGACTTGCTGGAGATCACCCGTTTCGACGCCGGAGCGGCCACGATGGCCCCGGAGGAGACGGACATTCTGCACGTGGCGACCGACGTCGTCCTCACGGCACAGCCGCTGGCCCACAAGGCCAACACGGCTGTCTTCGTCGTCCCGATGGACATGGAGGTGACGGCTGACGTCGATCCCCGCCGCATCGAGCGCATCATCCGCAACCTCGTCAACAACGCGATCGAGCACGGCGAGGGCCGTCCCGTCGACGTGATCGTCGGGGCCGGGGAGGACACGGTGGCGGTAGTGGTCCGTGATCACGGGATCGGCATGTCCGAGGAACAGGCCTCCCGCGTCTTCGACCGGTTCTGGCGAGCGGATCCCGCACGGGCACGCACCACGGGTGGCTCCGGGCTGGGCCTGTCCATCGCCACGGAGGACACCCGGTTGCACAACGGGCGTCTGGACGCCTGGGGTGCGCCGGGGGACGGTTCGGCCTTCCGCCTGACCATCCCGCGTCGCAGTGGCGGCACGGTCGGAGACGGCGCGCCGCTGGACCTGCCGCCCGTCTACACCGAGTCCCAACGCCGGCTGCCATTGGAGCTGGAGAACCCGGAACCCGCGCAGCTCAATGGCGAGGCGATGCCTGACCGGATCCATGAGCAGTCGTTGTACCAGCCACGCCCGGAGACCACGCAGCGGGAGGACGAATCCTGA
- a CDS encoding DUF4129 domain-containing protein — protein MTAPVPPDGWEPDRDEARRLVQEELARPEYAQAEPNPLLEWLGGVLSAALEWLGTLGGAAPSLPGWVLPLILVAVAVVVLVLLRPRANAAARARRTAAVLSDRTVTPEQHRRMAEAAFAAGDHGAALVAWFRALVRHAEERTVLDPRPGRTATEAAHGLGTAFPTERPALEAAADAFNAVVYGDRPTTATRAADVRDLDARLAAMPLDTTPPGSLHHAGTAGRMVAPR, from the coding sequence ATGACCGCACCGGTGCCCCCCGATGGCTGGGAGCCGGACCGGGACGAGGCTCGACGCCTGGTCCAGGAGGAGCTCGCCCGGCCGGAGTATGCCCAGGCCGAGCCGAATCCACTCCTGGAATGGCTGGGCGGGGTCCTCTCCGCCGCCCTGGAGTGGCTCGGCACCCTCGGTGGTGCCGCTCCCTCCCTGCCCGGCTGGGTCCTGCCGCTCATCCTGGTGGCCGTGGCCGTCGTCGTCCTGGTGCTGCTGCGCCCCCGCGCCAACGCCGCCGCCCGGGCCCGGCGCACCGCCGCCGTGCTCTCGGACCGGACGGTCACGCCGGAGCAGCACCGCCGGATGGCCGAGGCGGCCTTCGCGGCCGGCGACCACGGGGCGGCGCTCGTCGCCTGGTTCCGCGCCCTGGTGCGGCACGCCGAGGAACGCACCGTTCTGGACCCGCGCCCCGGACGCACGGCCACCGAGGCCGCCCATGGCCTCGGAACAGCCTTCCCCACGGAACGCCCGGCCCTGGAAGCCGCCGCGGACGCCTTCAATGCCGTGGTCTACGGGGATCGCCCGACGACGGCCACCCGGGCCGCGGACGTCCGTGACCTCGACGCCCGGTTGGCCGCTATGCCGCTGGACACCACGCCGCCCGGGTCTCTGCATCATGCCGGAACGGCCGGGAGGATGGTGGCTCCACGATGA
- a CDS encoding DUF58 domain-containing protein gives MVFSGRFLVVALVCLLPVVLRPGLDTIGWCLLALALVSGVDLALAASPRSLVLERELPASSRLDEPVANAVLVSNRGRRRLRGSLRDAWQPSAGQSSPSDRPDAAVALDVPAGERRRTVTTLMPRRRGTLRTASVTVRSWGPLGLAARQVTHPVPGQISILPPFRSRRHLPSRLARLREMDGRSAVQTRGGGTEFDSLRDYVRGDDVRSIDWRATARRRDVVVRTWRPERDRRVVIVLDTSRTAAARVDDEPKLDTGIEASLLLAALASAGGDRVELLAFDRRVRSRVSSTEKGNLLHRMVTALAPVQPTLLAADWSHIPVEVAKVSRQRSLVVLLTDLDSASLQEGLLPVLAALTSRHQVVVASVADPQLAEMARTRNDAETTFRAAAAERAGLERRAAARELEMHGVEVVDEAPYRLPPALADTYLRLKAAGRL, from the coding sequence ATGGTCTTCTCCGGCCGTTTCCTCGTGGTCGCGCTGGTGTGCCTGCTACCTGTGGTGCTGCGCCCCGGGCTGGACACGATCGGCTGGTGCCTGCTCGCGCTGGCCCTGGTGTCCGGCGTCGACCTCGCCCTGGCGGCCTCCCCCCGGTCGCTGGTGCTCGAGCGCGAGTTGCCCGCCTCCAGCCGTCTCGATGAGCCGGTGGCCAATGCGGTGCTGGTGTCCAACCGGGGCCGGCGCCGGCTGCGTGGCTCGCTCCGGGATGCGTGGCAGCCCTCGGCCGGGCAGTCGTCCCCCTCCGATCGCCCGGACGCGGCGGTGGCGCTGGACGTGCCGGCCGGTGAACGACGCCGGACGGTCACCACCCTGATGCCGCGCCGCCGGGGCACGCTGCGCACCGCCTCGGTCACCGTGCGCTCCTGGGGGCCGTTGGGCCTCGCGGCCCGGCAGGTCACGCATCCGGTCCCCGGACAGATCAGCATCCTGCCGCCGTTCCGCTCGCGCCGGCACCTGCCCTCCCGCTTGGCCCGACTGCGCGAGATGGACGGGCGTTCCGCCGTGCAGACCCGGGGCGGCGGCACTGAGTTCGACTCCCTGCGCGACTATGTGCGCGGTGACGACGTCCGCTCCATCGACTGGCGCGCCACCGCCCGGCGCCGGGACGTGGTGGTGCGGACCTGGCGCCCCGAACGTGACCGCCGGGTGGTGATCGTGCTGGACACCTCCCGCACGGCCGCGGCCCGGGTGGATGACGAGCCGAAGCTGGACACCGGGATCGAGGCCTCCCTGCTGCTGGCCGCCCTGGCCTCCGCCGGCGGCGACCGTGTGGAGCTCTTGGCCTTCGACCGCCGCGTCCGGTCCCGGGTCTCCTCCACGGAGAAGGGCAACCTGCTGCACCGGATGGTCACGGCGCTGGCCCCCGTCCAGCCGACCCTGCTGGCGGCGGACTGGTCCCACATCCCGGTGGAGGTCGCCAAGGTTTCGCGTCAGCGTTCCCTCGTGGTGCTGCTGACCGACCTGGACTCCGCGTCCCTGCAGGAGGGGTTGCTCCCCGTGCTGGCGGCTCTCACCTCGCGGCACCAGGTGGTGGTCGCCTCGGTGGCCGATCCCCAGCTGGCGGAGATGGCGCGCACCCGGAACGACGCCGAGACCACCTTCCGCGCGGCCGCCGCCGAACGCGCGGGGCTGGAACGGCGGGCCGCCGCGCGAGAGCTCGAGATGCACGGCGTCGAGGTGGTCGACGAGGCACCCTACCGGCTGCCGCCGGCCCTGGCGGATACCTACCTGCGGCTCAAGGCCGCCGGCCGCCTCTGA